From a region of the Acinetobacter calcoaceticus genome:
- a CDS encoding HlyD family secretion protein yields the protein MSDDQNKPEQTPPQAAPAPSNEPAPASKLIPTKRSTLLWMLVVLIVGILVILWAWRIGPFATSVQQTDNSYVKGKTTILSSQINGYVKDVLVKDFDHVKKGQVLMHIDATTYDQKVTQAASGVEQAKNTLANQTQSIAQKQADIVAAQAKVDQVKAQYQLSLAQLRRYQQLGNSGAASKSEQDKAAADAENNLAALKQAEANVLVAEEALKTAQVAKAGLEAQVSSAKAQLDQAQTTKDYSVIIAPMNGQLGEVNPRVGQYVAAGSQLLYLIPQQTWVIANFKETQIANMRVGQKAWFTVDAMKHKKFTGHVEQISPAAGSEFSVLKPDNATGNFTKVVQRIAVRITIDPNQEGFEYLRPGMSVITSVDTSS from the coding sequence CTCCGTCTAACGAACCAGCACCTGCAAGTAAACTCATTCCGACCAAGCGCTCTACTTTATTGTGGATGCTGGTAGTTCTAATAGTCGGTATTTTAGTAATTTTATGGGCTTGGAGAATTGGACCTTTTGCAACCAGTGTCCAACAAACTGACAATAGTTATGTCAAAGGTAAAACTACCATTTTATCTTCTCAGATTAATGGCTATGTTAAAGACGTATTAGTAAAAGATTTTGACCATGTCAAAAAGGGTCAAGTGTTAATGCATATTGATGCAACCACTTACGATCAAAAAGTCACACAAGCTGCTTCAGGCGTTGAACAGGCTAAAAATACCTTAGCCAATCAAACCCAATCCATTGCTCAGAAACAAGCTGATATTGTGGCAGCACAAGCCAAAGTTGATCAAGTTAAAGCTCAATACCAACTCTCTTTAGCGCAGCTCAGACGTTATCAACAGTTGGGTAATAGTGGAGCTGCATCTAAATCTGAACAAGATAAAGCAGCAGCAGATGCAGAAAATAACCTTGCGGCACTCAAACAGGCAGAAGCAAATGTTTTAGTAGCCGAAGAAGCTTTAAAAACAGCACAAGTGGCTAAAGCGGGGTTAGAGGCACAGGTCTCTAGTGCTAAAGCTCAATTAGACCAAGCACAAACCACCAAAGATTATAGTGTCATTATTGCCCCAATGAATGGACAGCTTGGTGAAGTAAACCCTCGTGTTGGTCAATACGTAGCTGCTGGTTCACAATTACTCTATTTGATTCCCCAACAAACGTGGGTAATTGCCAATTTCAAAGAAACTCAAATTGCCAATATGCGAGTTGGGCAAAAAGCATGGTTTACAGTCGATGCTATGAAACACAAAAAATTTACAGGCCATGTTGAACAAATATCACCAGCTGCGGGTTCAGAATTTAGTGTCTTAAAACCAGATAATGCGACTGGTAACTTTACCAAAGTGGTTCAGCGTATTGCGGTACGTATTACGATAGATCCAAATCAGGAAGGATTTGAATACTTACGTCCAGGTATGTCAGTGATTACCTCTGTCGACACAAGCTCTTAA
- a CDS encoding 1-aminocyclopropane-1-carboxylate deaminase/D-cysteine desulfhydrase: MFDHIVPSVPYQSINLPYSVHLDIKRLDLIHPQISGNKFFKLKYNILEAQKQGLTRILTFGGAYSNHIAATAYAAHLYGLKSVGIIRGEELATQPLNPTLANAQKLGMQLHFVSRNEYRLRNDGNYLQQLHNHFPKTYLIPEGGTNDLAVRGCQEILSQSDLQNYDVICCAVGTGGTISGLIERSAPHQKILGFSALKGNFLKRDIMQWTKKQNWSLTDAYCCGGYAKTSPELLAFIQKFEEQHAVPLEPIYTGKMMFGLFDLIKNNYFPEGTRILAIHSGGLQGKITSITY, translated from the coding sequence ATGTTTGATCACATTGTTCCATCTGTTCCCTATCAGTCTATTAACCTACCTTATTCCGTACATCTCGATATTAAACGATTAGATTTAATTCACCCTCAAATTTCGGGTAATAAATTTTTTAAATTAAAATACAATATATTAGAAGCCCAAAAACAAGGGTTAACCCGTATTTTGACATTTGGCGGAGCTTATTCAAATCATATTGCTGCGACCGCCTATGCTGCTCATCTTTATGGCTTAAAAAGTGTAGGCATTATTCGTGGAGAAGAACTCGCCACACAACCACTTAACCCAACATTAGCAAATGCTCAAAAGTTAGGAATGCAGTTGCATTTCGTCTCACGCAATGAATATCGTTTGAGAAATGATGGGAATTATCTTCAACAATTACACAATCATTTTCCAAAAACCTATCTCATACCTGAAGGCGGTACTAATGATTTAGCAGTACGAGGCTGTCAAGAAATTCTCAGTCAAAGTGATTTGCAAAACTATGATGTCATTTGCTGTGCAGTCGGAACTGGAGGGACTATTTCTGGGCTGATTGAACGAAGTGCCCCACATCAAAAGATTTTAGGGTTTTCTGCATTAAAAGGTAATTTTCTAAAACGAGATATTATGCAGTGGACTAAAAAACAGAATTGGTCACTGACAGATGCCTACTGCTGTGGTGGTTACGCTAAAACTTCACCTGAGCTACTCGCATTTATCCAAAAATTTGAAGAGCAACATGCGGTACCACTTGAACCGATCTATACGGGAAAAATGATGTTCGGTCTGTTTGACCTTATCAAAAATAATTACTTTCCTGAAGGAACTCGTATTCTGGCAATTCATTCTGGTGGTTTACAAGGGAAAATCACATCAATAACTTACTAG